From the genome of Hyperolius riggenbachi isolate aHypRig1 chromosome 9, aHypRig1.pri, whole genome shotgun sequence, one region includes:
- the LOC137533521 gene encoding olfactory receptor 6B1-like — protein MQDNNRTGVKEFFLVGFSSLHQFHNVIFYVALLAYIICILGNICIIILVRTHPTLHTPMYFFITTFAVLEIMFVSVTIPNLLSLLVKVDNSISVFGCFIQMYALNALGETECFLLALMVFDRYLAINSPLHYSTIMSNTFCFELSVLPWLAGFIISFIPVIFTVLLDYCGPNEIDQFFCDLAPLQNLACSDPLISNFATMSAAISSVMSPFILIVVLYIKIIQVILQIKSNAGKKKAFSTCSSHLIVACMFYSTVIIVYIKPKGSHYDKFLALMYTVVTPMLNPYIYTLRNTEVKKAFKKLIKPLQKEVYR, from the coding sequence ATGCAAGATAATAACAGGACTGGAGTGAAAGAATTTTTTCTAGTGGGATTTTCCAGCTTACATCAATTTCACAATGTAATATTTTATGTTGCTCTTTTAGCCTATATTATATGTATCCTTGGAAACATCTGTATTATCATTCTAGTTAGGACTCATCCTACCCTTCACACCCCAATGTATTTTTTCATAACCACATTTGCTGTTTTAGAAATTATGTTTGTCTCAGTGACTATTCCCAATCTATTATCACTTCTAGTAAAAGTTGATAACAGCATATCTGTGTTTGGCTGCTTTATACAAATGTATGCTTTAAATGCTTTAGGAGAAACTGAATGCTTTTTGCTAGCATTAATGGTATTTGATCGATACTTGGCTATTAATAGTCCACTGCATTATTCAACAATTATGAGCAATACATTTTGCTTTGAGTTAAGTGTCCTTCCATGGCTGGCTGGGTTCATAATATCCTTTATACCAGTAATTTTCACTGTTCTTCTGGACTACTGTGGCCCTAATGAAATTGACCAGTTCTTTTGTGACCTGGCACCACTGCAGAATTTGGCCTGTTCGGATCCACTCATCAGCAATTTTGCCACCATGTCAGCTGCCATTTCCTCTGTTATGTCTCCATTTATTTTAATAGTAGTTCTGTATATTAAAATCATTCAAGTTATTCTACAGATTAAAAGTAATGCAGGAAAGAAGAAAGCATTTTCGACTTGTTCATCCCATCTTATTGTGGCTTGCATGTTTTATAGCACAGTCATTATTGTCTATATCAAACCCAAAGGTAGTCACTATGATAAGTTCCTTGCTCTTATGTATACTGTTGTTACTCCTATGCTAAACCcatacatttatacactaagGAATACAGAAGTAAAGAAAGCTTTTAAAAAGTTAATTAAACCTCTTCAAAAGGAAGTATACAGATGA